From the genome of Capsicum annuum cultivar UCD-10X-F1 chromosome 4, UCD10Xv1.1, whole genome shotgun sequence:
attaaaagagaggtaaaaagtcaaaaataacctTGTCCATGAGGTTTTGGACTAATTGAGCATCCTTTTCAGTTTCTTCAGCCAAATGTTCAATGGACTCCACTATCCCTCTAAGCTTTCCACCTTCCGGCAGCGTCGCAGCAAATTGCTCCGCCGCCTTGTCCACGTCGTCCGCCACTTTCTCCACTGCTTCGGCCACCTTCTCCACCGTCTCCGCCGCAAATGAAACTTGCTCTATTCAACATTCATCCCAAAGAATATAAGgttaaaaggagaaaagaaaaattaagtaGAAGATAATATTTATAGACTTACTTGTTACGGTTAATAATCTTGCTGTTATCAAAGGTACTGTTACACCTAAACCCACAGCCCAGCTAATCCTgccaataacatttttatatatgtcaaattaattttttggttaaatattAAGTAAGAATAATGCAGGAAAAAGGGTAGAaaatagtcaaaatttacatGCATTAAAATTTCCTTACCAAGAATTTTCACCAGTTGGCAAAAAGGGAATAACACCCGAAAGTAGATCTCCTGTTTCAGCAGTTGCATGGACAACTAAATCCCTACAATgaccaccaaaaaataaataaataaaaaagctGGTTAAAATCTACAAGAAAATCTCTCATAGAAAGAGTTGTTACGGAAACTTATCATTTGTGTAGTGATATTTGTGTGAAGTAAAATGAAGAGTTTACATtagagttaattttttttctaaatatacgAACGTGTCAttcgttttttcttttttttttttgagaagaaataaaaaggaaagtgAATCACACAAATATTGGAACAAGAGGGAAAGTAAGAGACACTAACATGGAAGAAATATTACCTTgtttttttgttacttttttgaAGAATAGCAGATCTATGGGAGCTGGCTGTGAGAATACGACCTTTGTTGATCTTAGAAATGGCTAAAGGATTAAGATTTGTTGACATATACGAAGCTGGGATCAAATTTAATGAGTTCGCCATTGGTACTGTAACCAAATTAAAGTTCAAGTGATGTACTAAGAATGCTTTGATTTCTTGAGTTTGGAAGATTTCTATTCTTTATAGATctacaagaaattaaagaaagaaatgaacATGATTTAAATCAGAAGTCAACTTTGAAGGTAGATGGATATATTAATTAGGCACATTGAAGTATAGAATCAGTGCTACATAGAAATACTAATAATGTAATATACtctacttaatttatttttttctggaATATAAAAAGATCTAAAGAGATCCATTATAATATATAGTCAATTCCTGggaaacgaaaaataaaaaataataatagaagcaGCACCAGTAACtctattattagtattttttaagACCTAACGCACCAACTTGCGTTTCATACGAATATGTAAAAAAgataaaacgaaaaaaataaaaagatgcatTTGAATGTGTGTCCTCTCTTTTTTGGACAATATAATATTTCATAGACCTACTATGAAGGTGCATGCATTCTATTAACAAGTGCAAATGACTTGGCTACATTTTGTAAATTAGATGTTAATTTTTCATATGAttaacaatttttaaaattagtgGTAAAGGAATCTAATCGTTAACAACAGGAATGAAAGTTCACGTGATCAATCTTACTGAACTACTATGAATTATGATTCTCCCACTCAATTAATCATTATTAtctcaaatttttttatattttttttatttcaattttctaAATATGGCTCTTTAAGATAATAACTATTAGTTGAATGACCATATGTAAAATCAACTCTtcaaataaaatagaacaaattAAATTTCTCCCGCTAGTAAAAAAAGAGTTTTCTTTCATCTTAATAATTATTTCCTTTTAATTATTAAGACGGTCGACGAGGTCATATATGGTAGATCTTTTCTTTGATTCGCCAACCTTGCGAAGCTTTCTCTTggcattataaataatttttaaaattttatgcaaataaaagtaGGGAATATTCATTAATTGCGCCCgatctcatttttatttcagacctatcaaatatcataatatcaaaacTGTAATATGAATAGAATTTCGATATCTACCAAAATATATGCACGCCTGTTTTTCAATGTCACTACTCACTAGCGCTTCTACAGCCCTGAATACTGATACTAGGAGGGCGGactaaaa
Proteins encoded in this window:
- the LOC107867429 gene encoding uncharacterized protein LOC107867429 encodes the protein MANSLNLIPASYMSTNLNPLAISKINKGRILTASSHRSAILQKSNKKTRDLVVHATAETGDLLSGVIPFLPTGENSWISWAVGLGVTVPLITARLLTVTKQVSFAAETVEKVAEAVEKVADDVDKAAEQFAATLPEGGKLRGIVESIEHLAEETEKDAQLVQNLMDKVEEVDEKLEAFISNQLTVKIPNSSNDAKKIQ